AATTTGAAGGAGTTACGAgttatgtagcagtgtaggtacACTGACTGACACGCCTGCAATACTTTATTGTGTAagataaatatttttatttttaaaagtATTTTTCGTGTTACCAAACGGACATTGTGCGAGACAACAGACAATTTGTTATCAACATGTAGCGCTCGATGGGACGTCGTACACCTCAAGAATTTTCCCGAGTCCGTACTTGTCTGACCTGTGATAACACGTACCGTTAGATGGGACCCTCGCAATGTCTCGAACCTCCTATTTGACCTGCAGAGAGCGCAGTCACCGGCTCTATACTTGGCCCCTGATCAGCGCCATCTTCCGGCCGTCGCGCCTTGTCTCCAGCATCCACCTCGAAGGACTTGAGGGTGTAAAAATGGAAGCAGACGATGTAGTAGACAAGGTTTAGCGCCatgaggaaggtgacgagccAGTAGTAATAATCCAGCCTGCCCCTGTTGATGTTGTCCTGCAGCCACTCCCCTCCACTGGCGCTCTGCACCACCGTGACCAGCGCCGTGCCCAGGTAGTTCCCAAGCGAGCCGGCGACCCAGAAGAGCGCGGCCGCCGAGCTGCGCATGCTCTCGGGCGACTGGTCGTACAGGAACTCCATGTGCGCCACCGTGGAGAGCGTGTCGCTCACCCCGTGGAGCGCGTACTGCGGCACCAGCCAGAACACGCTCATGGGcacggctgcggcggcgccgccgtccaggAGCCCATGCTCTGCCGCGACGGCACGCCGCTTGCGTTCCACGAGAGCGCCCGCGAGGACGCCGAGCACGGAGACGGCAAGCCCGGCGCCCATGCGCTGGAAGTAGGTGATCCCGGATGGCAGCCCCGTGTAGCGCCGTGCCAGGGGCACGAAGGCGCGGTCGTAGAGGGAGAGGCTGAGGAGCATTGTGAGCGTGGTGAAGATGATCATGCTGGCCGGCGGGATCTCGAAGTGGCTGCTGAGGCGGCGGTCCATGGTGCGCGACTGTTGGATGGCGAAGGTGAAGTTGTGCGAGGCCGCGGCGATGAGCGTGATGCTGGCCGCCCACAGCGGCAGCATGCGCACGATGGACTTGAGCTCCTCCACTCGGTGCACCGTCGACAGCCGCCACGggtccggctccggctcggcGCCAGTACTGGAGTCAACGACGACGGCATCGGTCGTCGTCACGATCGCCGCTCGATCCAAGAACCTTCACATGGGGAGCAAGTAGGAAATTGTATGTTAATAATTCCGACAAGCTGATGAACGAACAAATTAA
The Brachypodium distachyon strain Bd21 chromosome 2, Brachypodium_distachyon_v3.0, whole genome shotgun sequence genome window above contains:
- the LOC100841423 gene encoding protein NRT1/ PTR FAMILY 3.1, translating into MAGAAPADEDGSPKKTKQGGFKTMPFILANEICDRFATAGFNANLITYLTQQLHLPLVEASNLLTNFMGTAAFTPVFGAIIADSFTGRFWAIAGGGLLYQLGMLGLVVSALTPSLRPGPCTAPPGTSCQRANGGQLAMLYLSLLFTALGSGGIRPCVVAFGADQFGVGGRRPGGGQKWSFFNFYFFTMGLAVLLALTVVVYIQENVGWGWGFGIPAMAMFVSVLSFVAGYPLYVRVKPGGSPFVRLVQVVVAAVRKRNEAVPEDAALLYQNKELDAPIAVDGRLLHTNQLRFLDRAAIVTTTDAVVVDSSTGAEPEPDPWRLSTVHRVEELKSIVRMLPLWAASITLIAAASHNFTFAIQQSRTMDRRLSSHFEIPPASMIIFTTLTMLLSLSLYDRAFVPLARRYTGLPSGITYFQRMGAGLAVSVLGVLAGALVERKRRAVAAEHGLLDGGAAAAVPMSVFWLVPQYALHGVSDTLSTVAHMEFLYDQSPESMRSSAAALFWVAGSLGNYLGTALVTVVQSASGGEWLQDNINRGRLDYYYWLVTFLMALNLVYYIVCFHFYTLKSFEVDAGDKARRPEDGADQGPSIEPVTALSAGQIGGSRHCEGPI